The following is a genomic window from Sulfitobacter pontiacus.
CCTTTTCTGATCTTGATGGTCTGAACGACTTTTTCGGGCTTCGCGCGGGTGAGATCGACGTGTAACAGGCCGTTTTCAATCAGCGCTTCGCCAACGTCTACACCGTCGGCCAGTACGAAGGATCGTTGGAACTGGCGTGCGGCGATCCCGCGGTGCAAAAAGATTCGGTCTTCTTGCGTGTCGACCTGACGGCCACGGATCACAAGCTGTCTATCCTCAACGGTTATAGAGAGATCTTGTTCCGCAAAACC
Proteins encoded in this region:
- a CDS encoding Hsp20 family protein; this encodes MTKLTLASYPHMLGFEQLERVMERTAKAGNEGYPPFNIEQTSDYSYRITLAVAGFAEQDLSITVEDRQLVIRGRQVDTQEDRIFLHRGIAARQFQRSFVLADGVDVGEALIENGLLHVDLTRAKPEKVVQTIKIRKGE